From a region of the Arachis ipaensis cultivar K30076 chromosome B09, Araip1.1, whole genome shotgun sequence genome:
- the LOC107619608 gene encoding PRA1 family protein D gives MSSEFLTHFKEAGQSVISTRRPWSQFLSLYALSLPHSLQDASARVSHNLAYFLFNYTILLFLSLILSLLSRPFPLILVLFLLALWYFLYFSRDEPLNLFNLVVLDDRAVVLALAVLTLVVLLIANVWFNLVVSLLVGAAVIFIHAVLRGTEDLVADDTESPYGPMLSGGANAGSYAPV, from the coding sequence ATGTCATCCGAATTCCTCACTCACTTCAAAGAAGCCGGGCAGAGCGTGATCTCCACGCGCCGTCCCTGGTCCCAATTCCTCTCCCTCTACGCCCTCTCCCTCCCCCACTCCCTCCAAGACGCGTCGGCGCGCGTGTCGCACAACCTCGCCTACTTCCTCTTCAACTACACCATCCTCCTCTTCCTGTCACTCATCCTCTCCCTCCTCTCACGTCCCTTCCCTCTAATCCTCGTTCTCTTCCTCCTCGCTCTCTGGTACTTCCTCTACTTCTCCCGCGACGAGCCCTTAAACCTCTTCAACCTCGTCGTTTTGGACGACCGCGCCGTCGTTTTGGCACTCGCTGTATTAACCCTTGTTGTTCTCCTCATCGCCAACGTCTGGTTTAATCTCGTCGTGTCGCTTCTTGTTGGTGCTGCTGTGATTTTCATCCATGCTGTGCTGAGAGGGACTGAAGATCTTGTTGCTGATGATACTGAATCTCCGTACGGTCCTATGCTTAGTGGCGGTGCTAATGCTGGTTCCTATGCACCTGTTTGA